AGACCCGTCGCGACTGGCCGGGACGGATCCTCGCCGAGCGCCTCGAGGTCACGCCGCGCACCGTCCGCCGCGACGTCGAGCGGCTCCGCGAGCTCGGGTACGAGATCCGCTCGGTGAAGGGGCCGGACGGCGGCTACCGGCTCGCCGCCGGGTCGGAGCTGCCGCCGCTGCTGTTCGACGACGAGCAGGCCGTGGCGATCGCGGTCGCGCTCCAGGCCGTGCCCGCGATGGGCGTCGACGTCGACGAGGCCGCGGAGCGCGCCCTCGCGACCGTGCGGCAGGTCATGCCGTCGCGGCTGCGGCACCGGATCGACGGCGTCCGCTTCACGGGCGCGGAGCCGGCCGCGGGCGCTCTGCCCCGGGTGGATCCGGCGGTGCTGGAGGCCGTGAGCGCGGCGGTCCGCGACCGGCTGACCCTCCGCTTCGACCGCGCCGGCGCGGAGGCGGGGCCGCCCCGGCGCGTGGAGCCGCACGCGATCGTCGCCCGGCGCTCGCGGTGGTACCTCGTGGCGTGGGACCTCGACCGCGACGACTGGCGCACCTTCCGGCTCGACCGGATGCTGCCGCGCACGCCCACCGGCCCGCG
This is a stretch of genomic DNA from Clavibacter zhangzhiyongii. It encodes these proteins:
- a CDS encoding helix-turn-helix transcriptional regulator, which translates into the protein MIGSSSRMLSLLSLLQTRRDWPGRILAERLEVTPRTVRRDVERLRELGYEIRSVKGPDGGYRLAAGSELPPLLFDDEQAVAIAVALQAVPAMGVDVDEAAERALATVRQVMPSRLRHRIDGVRFTGAEPAAGALPRVDPAVLEAVSAAVRDRLTLRFDRAGAEAGPPRRVEPHAIVARRSRWYLVAWDLDRDDWRTFRLDRMLPRTPTGPRFAPRELPAADARTFLAARAKGSAGEDRWPCTGELVVELPARAVAPWIGDGEMEEVSATSTRITVGSWSWTGVLAAVARFDAPFTVVGPEELRAAAGVLAARLRSAQEPPRA